From a single Desulfofundulus luciae genomic region:
- a CDS encoding DUF6431 domain-containing protein — protein sequence MEQVEYLLEVTAMQQIFYTPVPPEEYARLGKDFPFPQPLSCPNPGCLVKAPPQKHGFYQRNVIAANFCGRILIRRYYCKYCRTTISYLPSFCLPYFQYTVEIIFTTLWHALVSHHSFSECLNLLKKLFENLYWEASHLQFYVRRFLANLNNIKVGLRQLLPRVSLPQDSPDKKEGARKVLHIVATGFPRIQTFSSRFYAQCGYSFMAPLHNILA from the coding sequence GTGGAACAGGTAGAATATTTGCTGGAAGTGACCGCCATGCAGCAGATATTTTACACGCCTGTACCGCCGGAAGAATACGCCCGCCTGGGCAAAGATTTTCCTTTTCCCCAACCACTCTCATGCCCCAACCCCGGTTGTCTGGTCAAGGCACCCCCTCAAAAACACGGTTTTTATCAACGCAACGTCATCGCGGCAAATTTCTGTGGCCGGATTCTCATCCGCCGCTACTATTGCAAATACTGCCGGACCACCATTTCGTACCTGCCTTCCTTCTGCCTGCCGTATTTCCAGTACACGGTCGAGATAATCTTTACTACCCTTTGGCATGCTCTGGTTTCCCATCACTCATTTTCCGAGTGTTTAAATCTGCTGAAAAAATTGTTCGAGAACCTGTACTGGGAAGCAAGCCATCTGCAATTTTACGTGAGGCGATTTTTAGCCAACTTAAACAACATCAAAGTGGGCCTGCGCCAGCTTCTCCCCAGGGTCAGCCTCCCACAGGACAGCCCGGACAAAAAAGAAGGAGCCAGAAAGGTACTGCACATTGTGGCAACTGGATTTCCCCGGATCCAGACCTTCTCCAGCAGGTTTTATGCCCAATGTGGGTACTCTTTTATGGCTCCTCTGCACAATATTTTAGCATAA